From a single Rutidosis leptorrhynchoides isolate AG116_Rl617_1_P2 chromosome 5, CSIRO_AGI_Rlap_v1, whole genome shotgun sequence genomic region:
- the LOC139850621 gene encoding uncharacterized protein: MVSMEVNDSNYDGDSPETQATKSMTTVSHHYFGDSNGSDDAISVTIMESMKEEYGLFVWPCSVILAEYVWQQRSRFAGISVLELGAGTSLPGLVAAKVGADVILTDDSNRLEVLDNMRRVCQLNNVKCEVIGLTWGVWDSSIFSLQPKVILGADVLYDSSAFDNLFATVKFLLENSPGSVFITTYHNRSGHRLIEFLMVKWKLKCIKLLDAFSFLPSWKASGLSGNIQLIEICLSDDNGRIEHTI; the protein is encoded by the exons ATGGTTTCAATGGAAGTTAACGACAGTAACTACGACGGCGACTCACCGGAAACACAAGCTACAAAAAGCATGACAACCGTATCTCACCACTATTTCGGAGACTCAAATGGCTCCGATGATGCCATTTCCGTCACAATCATGGAG AGCATGAAAGAAGAATATGGATTATTCGTTTGGCCGTGTAGTGTGATTCTCGCCGAGTATGTGTGGCAACAACGATCACGGTTCGCCGGAATCAGTGTCCTTGAG CTTGGGGCTGGAACATCACTGCCTGGATTAGTTGCTGCCAAAGTCGGTGCTGATGTCATTCTTACTGATGATTCCAACAGACTTGAG GTTCTGGATAACATGAGAAGAGTGTGTCAGCTAAATAATGTCAAGTGTGAG GTAATAGGGCTTACCTGGGGTGTATGGGATAGTTCTATCTTCAGTTTACAACCAAAAGTAATACTTGGAGCTGATGTGTTGTATGACTCAAGTG CCTTCGACAATCTCTTTGCCACTGTAAAATTCCTTCTCGAGAATTCACCTGGATCAGTTTTCATCACAACCTATCACAATAGAAG TGGGCATCGACTTATAGAGTTCTTAATGGTGAAATGGAAATTGAAATGTATCAAACTTCTTGACGCATTTTCGTTCTTGCCATCATGGAAGGCTTCTGGTTTAAGTGGCAACATTCAATTGATAGAAATATGCCTAAGCGACGATAATGGAAGAATTGAACATACTATTTGA
- the LOC139850622 gene encoding peroxidase 64-like, translating into MFAMFTSLLLILSFFSSANSLSSNYYSNTCPNVESLIRNAVRVAAVTDKKVPAALLRMHFHDCFIRGCDASVLLNSKGNNKAEKDGPPNRSLHAFYVIDNAKRAVEAACPGIVSCADILALAARDAVVLSGGPSWDVPKGRKDGRTSLASETVQLPGPTFNISQLIQSFAQRGLSQKDLVALSGGHTLGFSHCSSFKNRLYNFNSTTQIDPSIEPSFAKSLQSVCPANTNAKNAGVSMDPSSTSFDNTYYKLIFQKRGLFSSDTALLDSTTTKNLASKFASSNSAFKTAFIKSMIKMSSITGGQEVRKDCKVVN; encoded by the exons ATGTTTGCTATGTTTACTTCACTACTACTCATTCTCTCATTTTTCTCAAGTGCAAATTCACTAAGCTCAAACTACTATTCCAATACATGCCCAAATGTAGAATCACTAATCAGAAACGCAGTCAGAGTTGCTGCAGTAACTGATAAAAAGGTCCCTGCAGCATTGCTAAGGATGCACTTTCATGACTGTTTCATAAGG GGGTGTGATGCATCTGTTTTGCTAAATTCCAAGGGAAACAACAAAGCTGAAAAAGACGGACCACCTAATCGATCATTGCATGCATTTTATGTCATCGATAATGCAAAAAGAGCAGTTGAAGCTGCATGCCCAGGAATAGTTTCGTGTGCAGATATCTTAGCTTTAGCTGCAAGAGATGCAGTTGTGCTA TCAGGAGGGCCGTCGTGGGATGTGCCTAAAGGAAGAAAAGATGGAAGGACATCTTTGGCCAGTGAAACCGTACAACTCCCGGGTCCCACCTTTAACATATCTCAACTTATACAAAGCTTCGCTCAAAGGGGCCTATCTCAAAAGGACTTGGTTGCTCTTTCAG GTGGGCATACTCTTGGTTTCTCCCATTGCTCATCATTCAAAAACAGACTCTACAACTTTAACTCCACAACCCAAATTGACCCTTCGATCGAACCATCATTCGCAAAAAGTTTACAAAGCGTTTGCCCAGCCAACACCAACGCAAAGAATGCAGGAGTTTCAATGGATCCTTCGTCTACAAGTTTTGATAATACGTATTACAAACTCATTTTCCAGAAAAGGGGATTATTTTCTTCAGATACAGCCTTGCTCGATTCGACTACTACTAAAAATTTGGCATCTAAATTTGCAAGCTCGAATAGTGCATTCAAAACCGCGTTTATAAAGTCGATGATCAAGATGAGTAGTATTACAGGTGGTCAGGAAGTTAGAAAGGACTGTAAGGTGGTAAACTAG